One window of the Candidatus Zixiibacteriota bacterium genome contains the following:
- a CDS encoding hypothetical protein (Evidence 5 : Unknown function), whose product MIKLVDFIKVILSEFPEDRLTYQKGIPTFHPESASEAAQLFVLANRYEFPLFITGFGNQIDPMGRKFEGLVTIRTDRMNTMFRIVPDDFYIIVGSGFPLREINRELKEFNLFLPHSGLPYVGSVGGALAAGLSAYQNEHVLPLSRYFLMAEIATPEGEIIKPGSACFKSVSGYDIVKIFSPSWGLLGLIAVATLRVLPLSLQEEYQNLKMLPFEYRKFLKLYQRPDDDVASGYSLKIKRKFDPKQILPLIDTFN is encoded by the coding sequence GTGATTAAACTTGTGGATTTTATTAAAGTAATATTGTCGGAATTCCCGGAAGATCGGCTGACATATCAGAAAGGGATCCCCACTTTTCATCCGGAGTCGGCTTCCGAAGCGGCACAGCTCTTTGTTTTGGCCAACAGATATGAATTTCCATTGTTTATCACCGGCTTTGGCAATCAAATTGATCCGATGGGCCGAAAATTCGAAGGACTGGTGACAATCAGGACAGACCGGATGAACACCATGTTCAGGATTGTCCCCGATGATTTCTATATTATTGTCGGGTCCGGCTTTCCCCTTCGCGAAATCAATCGTGAATTGAAGGAATTCAACTTATTCCTTCCTCATTCCGGACTTCCCTATGTCGGTTCGGTCGGTGGTGCCCTGGCGGCCGGCCTGTCAGCCTATCAAAACGAACACGTTTTGCCGTTAAGTCGCTATTTTCTTATGGCCGAAATTGCTACGCCCGAAGGGGAAATTATCAAGCCCGGTTCGGCCTGCTTCAAATCGGTTTCCGGATATGATATTGTGAAGATATTTTCGCCATCGTGGGGACTTCTCGGATTAATTGCGGTCGCTACCCTGAGGGTACTTCCCCTTTCGCTCCAGGAAGAATACCAAAATCTGAAAATGCTCCCGTTTGAATATCGAAAATTCCTCAAATTATATCAGCGTCCTGATGACGATGTCGCTTCTGGTTATTCCCTCAAAATAAAACGCAAATTCGATCCGAAGCAAATTTTGCCTCTGATAGACACTTTCAACTGA
- a CDS encoding Rhomboid family protein yields the protein MFIPLKDDNPTHRKPIVTISIILVNTLIYFYSATLPQQQLRLFIAQFALIPYDIFHMTPSIPGSSFPEYLTLLTSMFLHGGLLHLGGNMLFLWVFGNNVEDYLGPIKFILFYLASGLAAAGLFILIGPNSQIPLVGASGAIAGVMGAYFVLYPRARILTLIFLFYFIRVIRIPAAIVLGFWIFYQIFMSMIDSTSQGGVAWMAHVGGFAFGWILFKIFASRRNRGDGQRIYRLDWS from the coding sequence ATGTTCATTCCTTTAAAAGATGATAATCCCACCCATCGCAAGCCCATCGTCACAATCTCGATAATTCTTGTCAATACACTGATCTACTTTTATTCAGCGACTCTTCCTCAACAGCAATTGCGGCTTTTTATCGCCCAATTCGCATTGATACCTTATGATATTTTTCATATGACACCGTCAATACCGGGATCGTCTTTTCCCGAATATTTGACGCTTCTAACCAGCATGTTTCTTCATGGCGGCCTCCTCCATCTGGGTGGGAATATGCTTTTTCTCTGGGTGTTCGGAAATAACGTCGAAGATTATCTTGGGCCGATAAAATTTATCCTGTTCTATCTGGCATCGGGATTGGCCGCGGCCGGCCTTTTCATTTTGATCGGTCCCAATTCTCAGATTCCGCTGGTGGGCGCGTCGGGGGCAATCGCGGGTGTTATGGGTGCTTATTTTGTCCTGTATCCTCGCGCCCGAATTCTGACCCTGATATTCCTTTTTTATTTTATTCGAGTAATTCGTATTCCGGCGGCCATAGTGCTGGGCTTCTGGATCTTCTATCAAATCTTTATGTCAATGATCGATTCGACTTCGCAGGGTGGGGTGGCCTGGATGGCCCACGTCGGAGGGTTCGCCTTCGGGTGGATATTATTCAAGATTTTTGCCTCGCGCCGGAACCGGGGAGACGGTCAGAGAATTTATCGGCTTGATTGGTCCTAA
- a CDS encoding exported hypothetical protein (Evidence 5 : Unknown function): protein MLKLSTAIRTALILVLSTAAMALGQKVSWPVKGEIELSSGFCDYRVAHFHGGLDIRTGGVEGREVYSPVDGYVWRIKYSYYGYGKALYLRGNDGNIYVFGHLSRLSGPLEKIVRERQYERRHYYVDDEFRPDFFPLKAGDLIAYSGQTGAGPPHLHFEKRTSDNIPLNPLTEGFPLSDKIPPSILGIGITYVDSGTLFGDGRRANYRPARKIKGSNNYVLDSTVYLDAPFGIEVKAFDRMLPGGPRLNIYRARLLIDDYIFYDIVFNRYDYGETRLVDLCYDYGAAENKDYRIVLYQEGDSKFSGSKSLYKEGGTFPTASSKAYGLHRGLVEVYDAAGNKSTIEFSFVFGPHGDLTDFDLVGDSVLYLRPSEESRNLDIENITVLAASGSGRWQALKDNNSPRINSLDLRLELPYGKNRPKAINVEVTGKSGWFKDEHYIPLADRDNPRFDLDYHFADKGLYFKIRSAAPWYFPPQVGIVYDDGYTAKIATRPLSNDNFAAFYYNPAITTGIVRFELYYHDRVVYSKDVSIALVGTKPEAILFPRYGEIQVLCDRSNFYEPIYLEVKPTTGWFQQTKNILAGVYDVNPQIQPLADPISISMKYTGPEDKRIGLCRATNNGWLWMKPELRGGRLTVKSNSLGKFSLIKDTEPPQIYFVSPGERKVTRSSLPEIRIRLTDDFSGIEDDRDIEILLDGRWLIPEYDPERGILSTYPDRKLAGGSHQLQVRATDAAGNSRTLNTSFIVSVGQGKKAGKK from the coding sequence ATGCTTAAGCTATCGACCGCAATTAGAACGGCTTTAATTCTGGTCCTTTCGACAGCGGCTATGGCATTGGGACAAAAAGTGTCCTGGCCCGTTAAGGGAGAGATAGAATTGTCGTCCGGCTTTTGCGACTACCGTGTTGCTCACTTTCATGGTGGCCTGGATATTAGGACGGGTGGAGTGGAAGGGCGGGAAGTCTATTCTCCTGTCGACGGATATGTTTGGCGGATTAAATACTCGTACTACGGCTATGGCAAAGCCCTGTATCTTCGCGGCAATGACGGCAATATCTATGTTTTCGGCCATCTATCGCGGCTTTCGGGACCGCTGGAAAAAATCGTCAGGGAGCGCCAATATGAGAGACGCCACTATTATGTCGATGATGAATTCAGACCGGATTTTTTCCCGCTCAAAGCGGGAGACCTTATCGCCTATTCGGGGCAGACTGGCGCCGGACCGCCGCACCTGCATTTTGAAAAGCGGACAAGCGATAACATTCCATTGAATCCGTTGACTGAGGGTTTTCCTCTGTCGGATAAAATCCCGCCATCGATATTGGGAATCGGAATCACATACGTAGATTCAGGGACTCTTTTCGGGGACGGCCGGAGAGCAAATTATCGTCCGGCTCGGAAAATTAAGGGTAGTAATAATTATGTTCTGGATTCGACGGTTTATCTCGATGCCCCGTTCGGGATTGAGGTTAAAGCCTTTGATCGGATGCTTCCTGGCGGGCCCAGATTGAACATTTACAGGGCCCGGCTCCTGATAGACGATTATATCTTCTATGATATCGTGTTCAATCGTTATGATTACGGCGAAACCCGGTTGGTTGATCTCTGTTATGACTACGGAGCGGCGGAAAATAAAGATTACCGGATAGTTTTGTATCAGGAGGGTGATTCCAAATTCAGCGGAAGCAAGTCCCTATATAAGGAAGGCGGAACTTTCCCGACTGCCTCCTCAAAAGCCTATGGCCTTCATCGCGGCCTGGTGGAGGTTTATGACGCGGCGGGAAATAAATCGACAATTGAGTTTTCGTTTGTATTCGGACCCCACGGCGACTTGACCGATTTTGATCTGGTCGGCGACTCCGTCCTTTATTTGCGGCCATCGGAGGAAAGCCGGAATCTTGATATCGAGAACATTACTGTTTTGGCGGCCTCGGGGAGTGGTCGGTGGCAGGCATTGAAGGATAATAATAGCCCTCGGATAAATTCACTCGATTTGCGACTGGAGCTTCCTTATGGCAAGAACCGCCCGAAAGCGATTAATGTCGAGGTGACCGGAAAATCGGGGTGGTTCAAAGATGAGCATTACATACCTCTTGCCGACCGGGATAATCCCCGCTTTGACCTGGATTATCATTTTGCCGATAAGGGTCTTTATTTCAAAATAAGATCAGCGGCGCCGTGGTATTTCCCGCCGCAAGTCGGGATCGTTTATGATGACGGATATACGGCAAAGATCGCCACCCGACCATTATCCAATGATAATTTTGCGGCCTTTTATTATAATCCCGCCATCACCACCGGAATTGTCAGATTCGAATTGTACTATCATGACAGAGTCGTATACTCAAAAGATGTTTCCATCGCCCTGGTCGGAACCAAGCCGGAGGCGATATTATTCCCGCGTTACGGAGAGATTCAGGTATTATGTGATAGAAGTAATTTCTATGAGCCGATTTATCTGGAAGTAAAACCGACCACCGGATGGTTCCAGCAGACCAAAAATATCTTGGCCGGGGTGTACGATGTTAATCCGCAGATTCAGCCCTTAGCCGATCCGATTTCTATTTCCATGAAGTATACGGGACCGGAAGATAAAAGAATCGGATTGTGCCGGGCCACCAACAACGGCTGGCTTTGGATGAAGCCGGAATTACGAGGCGGAAGATTGACGGTGAAGAGTAATTCGCTGGGGAAATTTTCATTGATTAAAGATACTGAACCGCCACAGATATATTTTGTCTCTCCGGGCGAAAGGAAAGTCACGAGAAGCAGTCTTCCGGAAATCAGAATCCGCTTGACCGATGATTTTTCCGGCATCGAGGATGACCGCGACATTGAGATCCTTCTCGACGGCCGCTGGCTGATACCGGAATATGATCCGGAACGGGGCATTTTATCGACCTATCCGGACCGCAAATTGGCCGGCGGTTCGCACCAACTGCAGGTGCGCGCCACCGATGCCGCCGGAAACAGCAGGACCCTGAATACATCGTTCATCGTCAGTGTCGGACAAGGGAAAAAAGCCGGGAAGAAATGA
- a CDS encoding putative Nitrilase/cyanide hydratase and apolipoprotein N-acyltransferase (Evidence 3 : Putative function from multiple computational evidences): MLIKVCAVQSRLGDRLSTEERLFIFKQRPDFVCLPEYCLIGPEAVDFIRPALDVKENLALLKDLSGSLNTCLIGGSVVEADNDLFYNSSYVFDRGDIIGRYRKLNPVSGEIAKGILPGDRIFVKEIDDIKIGILICADALNPVLFGLLGEYGVDIIFIPTTSPYRPGESRVEKHKRDNDIYLSGAQEAGAFIVKCCGAGQLFGKPLQGRSLIAAPWGIVQRVDISSEMDPCILTGVFDITELREFRDKKKHSTIDITDSNL; the protein is encoded by the coding sequence ATGCTGATAAAAGTTTGCGCAGTACAGAGTCGGTTAGGGGACAGGCTTTCGACGGAGGAAAGGCTCTTTATTTTCAAACAACGGCCCGATTTTGTATGTCTTCCGGAATATTGTCTCATCGGGCCCGAGGCCGTCGATTTTATTCGGCCGGCTCTCGATGTCAAAGAAAATTTGGCGCTCCTGAAGGATCTGTCCGGAAGTCTCAATACCTGTTTGATTGGCGGCTCTGTGGTTGAAGCTGACAATGATTTGTTTTACAACAGTTCTTATGTTTTTGATCGCGGGGACATAATCGGCCGCTATCGCAAATTGAACCCTGTCAGCGGTGAAATAGCCAAGGGGATTCTGCCGGGAGATAGAATATTTGTTAAGGAGATCGATGACATTAAAATCGGGATCCTCATTTGTGCCGACGCCCTAAATCCCGTGCTTTTTGGTCTTCTGGGCGAATATGGGGTGGATATCATTTTCATCCCGACCACCTCGCCTTATCGGCCCGGTGAGTCCCGTGTCGAGAAGCATAAGCGAGACAATGATATTTATTTGAGCGGAGCGCAGGAAGCCGGGGCATTTATCGTTAAGTGCTGCGGCGCAGGTCAGCTTTTTGGAAAACCGCTTCAGGGAAGATCGCTAATCGCCGCGCCCTGGGGAATAGTGCAGAGGGTCGATATCTCCTCGGAAATGGACCCTTGCATATTGACTGGGGTTTTTGATATAACCGAATTGCGGGAATTTCGAGACAAAAAAAAGCATAGTACAATCGATATTACCGATTCCAATCTTTGA
- a CDS encoding putative PpiC-type peptidyl-prolyl cis-trans isomerase (Evidence 3 : Putative function from multiple computational evidences) encodes MFAFLRKLIVPIMAIVLVLFLATIIFQWGMEITSSKSMGKDTVGMVNGEKVSIQTFDQYYSNLLRSEQEKVDYDLPPEKIEEIRRQAWDQLVSELLMQQEIAKRNISVSDDEIYGFLRMYPPSDLQSAPQFMTDGKFDYQKYVNAMVNKQNAPFWASVEQSIVPTLKKYKLQEEIINTVRVTPAEVFDAFRQSKDQVKIGVIVVPGYKAAPNLPPPTADELKNYYDSHKEQFKVGNRATLEMVLFPKEATQNDWDKVGERINEIYDSAKAGADFAQLARDYSEDNSAQNGGDLGWFTRNQMVPEFDTVVWSLQPGRISRPFKTRFGWHIVKLLGKKTEKEAPPGKTAAVDVEKADAAHILLKVSPSQETLDQIKLNASDFAGTAATKGFETTAKDMNYEIKTTTPFGERGFVQFLGQDLAASDFAFNNEVGKISDVMENSSAYYVLKVASHLPEGYTPLDQATSQLTQFINQEKARQKALTMAKSIYDAIKNGSTPQRAAEQYGLQYTETGLINEDANIPGAGRSPEIMGAAFALKTIGEYSQPIPLAAGAAIVRLLEKVSPNVEEFGKIQDSVRTTVLQKKQQDVYQRWFTDLYNNAKIQSNLDKFYSGSY; translated from the coding sequence ATGTTTGCGTTCTTGAGGAAACTGATTGTCCCAATAATGGCAATTGTTCTGGTCCTATTTCTTGCTACCATCATTTTTCAGTGGGGAATGGAAATCACATCATCGAAGAGTATGGGCAAAGATACCGTGGGAATGGTCAACGGAGAGAAGGTCTCGATTCAGACTTTTGATCAATATTATAGTAACCTCCTGCGCAGTGAACAGGAAAAGGTCGACTACGATCTCCCCCCGGAGAAGATCGAAGAAATCAGGCGCCAGGCCTGGGATCAATTGGTAAGTGAACTTCTTATGCAACAGGAAATTGCCAAAAGAAATATATCGGTCAGCGATGATGAAATTTATGGATTCCTCAGAATGTATCCTCCGTCCGACCTCCAAAGTGCCCCGCAATTCATGACCGACGGCAAGTTTGATTATCAGAAATATGTCAACGCCATGGTCAACAAACAGAATGCTCCTTTCTGGGCCAGCGTGGAACAGTCGATAGTTCCAACTCTGAAGAAATACAAACTGCAGGAAGAAATTATCAATACGGTCCGGGTGACTCCGGCCGAAGTATTTGATGCTTTCAGACAGTCCAAGGATCAGGTCAAGATTGGAGTGATTGTTGTACCCGGATATAAAGCGGCCCCGAATCTGCCGCCCCCCACCGCCGACGAACTGAAAAATTATTATGATTCCCATAAGGAGCAGTTTAAGGTCGGCAATCGGGCGACCTTAGAGATGGTCCTTTTCCCCAAGGAAGCGACTCAAAATGACTGGGATAAAGTCGGTGAAAGAATCAACGAAATATATGATTCGGCCAAAGCGGGGGCCGATTTTGCCCAGTTGGCTCGGGACTATTCTGAGGACAACTCCGCGCAAAACGGGGGGGATCTCGGATGGTTCACACGTAATCAAATGGTTCCCGAATTCGATACCGTCGTTTGGTCCCTGCAACCGGGCCGAATCAGCCGCCCGTTCAAGACCCGTTTCGGCTGGCACATAGTGAAACTACTGGGCAAGAAGACGGAAAAAGAAGCGCCTCCGGGAAAAACGGCCGCTGTTGACGTGGAGAAGGCCGATGCCGCCCATATTTTATTGAAAGTGTCTCCCTCGCAGGAAACTTTGGACCAAATAAAATTGAACGCCTCCGATTTTGCCGGGACCGCCGCGACCAAAGGATTCGAGACGACCGCCAAGGATATGAATTATGAAATCAAAACGACCACGCCTTTCGGCGAAAGAGGCTTTGTTCAATTCCTGGGTCAGGATCTGGCGGCGTCCGATTTTGCCTTCAATAATGAGGTCGGGAAAATATCGGATGTGATGGAAAACAGTTCCGCTTATTATGTTCTCAAAGTGGCGTCTCACTTGCCCGAAGGGTATACTCCGCTGGATCAGGCCACGTCACAATTGACACAGTTTATTAATCAGGAGAAGGCACGTCAGAAGGCCCTCACCATGGCTAAATCAATATATGATGCCATTAAAAACGGTTCGACACCACAAAGAGCCGCCGAGCAGTACGGATTGCAGTATACGGAAACCGGTCTGATAAATGAAGATGCCAATATTCCCGGCGCTGGCAGATCACCGGAAATAATGGGCGCCGCCTTTGCCCTTAAAACTATCGGCGAATATTCGCAGCCTATTCCCCTTGCCGCCGGCGCCGCCATTGTCAGATTGCTGGAAAAAGTATCCCCTAACGTGGAAGAGTTCGGCAAAATTCAGGATTCCGTGAGAACGACGGTCCTGCAGAAAAAACAACAGGATGTCTATCAGCGCTGGTTTACGGATCTCTACAACAACGCCAAAATTCAAAGCAATTTGGACAAATTTTACAGTGGCAGTTATTGA
- the maeB gene encoding putative fused malic enzyme oxidoreductase; putative phosphotransacetylase (Evidence 3 : Putative function from multiple computational evidences; PubMedId : 16141204; Product type e : enzyme), which translates to MITKQQALDYHSKGKPGKIEVTSTKPCQTQLDLSLAYTPGVAQPCLEIHKNPADVYKYTAKGNLVAVVSNGTAVLGLGNIGAAAGKPVMEGKGVLFKRFADIDVFDIELNTENPDEIIKCCQLLEPTLGGINLEDIKAPECFYIEETLKASMNIPVFHDDQHGTAIISGAALLNALELVKKDISKTRVVFSGAGAAGIACAKLYCSLGVNPANILMTDSKGVIYEGRGDKFNKYKQEFVRKTDRHNLAEALKDADVFVGVSVANAVTQDMVKSMAKDPIIFAMANPDPEITYPDACAARKDVIMATGRSDYPNQVNNVLGFPFIFRGALDTQATAINEDMKIAAVHALASLAKEDVPDEVARAYGVERFKFGRDYIIPKPFDRRVLVWEASAIAAAAMKTGVARRQVDIEEYKRQLGMRIGRGRAVMEAMTAKARSKSKRVVFPEGMSSRILRAAKVAATEKIAEPILLGNLESIKTLAKELEINLDGIEIIDPATSPNRNKYGEKFYQKRQRHGVTLDSAISTMANPTYFGIMMLEMGDCDAVLSGVTSDYPTTMRPALQIIGLRPGVSRVSGLFAMIQKDKVYFFADTTVNVNPNAEELAEIAINAANMAKTFNIEPRLAMLSFSNFGSARYPESDKVAAATAIVRKKAPELIVDGEMQADTALLPELMKRHFPFSKLDGEANVFIFPDLNSGNIAYKLLEQMGGLMAVGPILMGLARPVHVLHRTLDVNQIIDMVSIAVTHAQISSASKT; encoded by the coding sequence ATGATTACCAAGCAACAGGCTCTTGATTACCATTCTAAGGGCAAGCCGGGGAAAATCGAAGTTACCTCGACCAAGCCCTGCCAGACGCAATTGGATCTCTCCCTGGCATACACCCCCGGAGTGGCACAACCGTGTCTTGAAATCCACAAAAATCCGGCGGATGTATATAAATACACTGCCAAGGGGAATCTGGTGGCGGTCGTTTCCAACGGAACGGCTGTTCTCGGTCTGGGAAATATCGGGGCCGCCGCCGGCAAACCGGTAATGGAGGGGAAAGGGGTTCTATTCAAAAGATTTGCCGATATCGATGTGTTCGACATCGAACTCAATACCGAGAATCCCGATGAAATCATCAAATGCTGTCAGTTGTTGGAACCGACCCTGGGCGGCATTAATCTGGAAGATATCAAGGCCCCGGAGTGCTTCTATATCGAAGAGACGCTTAAGGCCTCGATGAATATACCGGTTTTCCACGATGACCAGCACGGGACCGCCATTATATCCGGGGCGGCCCTGCTCAATGCTCTGGAGTTGGTCAAAAAAGATATTTCCAAAACAAGAGTTGTCTTTTCCGGAGCCGGGGCCGCCGGTATCGCCTGCGCCAAGTTGTACTGCTCCCTCGGTGTCAATCCCGCCAATATTCTCATGACCGATTCCAAAGGGGTTATATATGAAGGGCGGGGAGATAAATTCAATAAGTACAAACAGGAATTCGTCCGTAAGACAGATCGTCATAATCTGGCCGAGGCGTTAAAAGATGCCGACGTTTTTGTCGGTGTTTCCGTGGCTAATGCCGTCACCCAGGATATGGTGAAATCAATGGCCAAGGATCCGATAATTTTCGCTATGGCCAATCCCGATCCGGAAATCACCTATCCCGACGCCTGCGCCGCCCGCAAGGATGTTATCATGGCTACGGGCCGCTCCGACTATCCCAACCAGGTTAATAATGTCTTGGGATTCCCGTTCATATTCCGCGGGGCTCTTGACACGCAGGCCACGGCTATCAACGAAGATATGAAAATCGCGGCGGTGCACGCCCTGGCTTCCCTGGCCAAAGAGGATGTTCCTGATGAGGTGGCACGGGCCTATGGCGTGGAGCGATTCAAATTCGGGCGCGACTATATTATCCCCAAACCGTTCGACCGCCGTGTGCTGGTTTGGGAAGCATCGGCTATCGCCGCGGCGGCGATGAAGACCGGTGTCGCCCGGAGGCAGGTCGATATTGAAGAATATAAGCGGCAGCTGGGGATGCGTATCGGACGCGGACGTGCTGTCATGGAAGCCATGACCGCCAAAGCGCGAAGCAAATCGAAACGGGTGGTATTTCCCGAGGGGATGTCATCGCGGATTTTGAGAGCCGCTAAAGTGGCCGCTACGGAGAAAATTGCCGAGCCGATTCTGCTGGGGAACCTGGAGTCAATAAAAACCCTGGCCAAAGAACTCGAAATCAACCTGGACGGTATCGAAATCATCGATCCGGCCACTTCGCCGAATCGAAATAAATACGGCGAGAAGTTCTATCAGAAGAGGCAGCGCCACGGTGTCACTCTCGACAGCGCCATCAGCACCATGGCCAATCCAACCTATTTTGGGATCATGATGCTCGAAATGGGCGATTGCGACGCCGTATTATCAGGTGTAACCTCGGATTATCCCACTACCATGCGTCCGGCACTGCAGATTATTGGATTGAGGCCGGGGGTATCGCGGGTATCCGGATTGTTCGCCATGATCCAGAAGGATAAGGTCTATTTCTTCGCCGACACTACCGTGAATGTAAATCCTAATGCGGAAGAGTTGGCCGAAATTGCCATAAATGCCGCCAATATGGCCAAGACTTTCAATATTGAGCCGCGCTTGGCAATGCTTTCTTTCTCGAACTTCGGCTCGGCCCGGTATCCCGAATCGGACAAAGTGGCGGCGGCCACCGCTATTGTCAGAAAGAAGGCCCCGGAGCTCATTGTCGACGGTGAAATGCAGGCCGATACGGCTTTATTGCCTGAACTGATGAAACGTCATTTCCCCTTCTCCAAACTGGATGGCGAAGCCAACGTCTTCATTTTCCCGGATCTCAATTCGGGAAATATCGCCTATAAATTGCTGGAACAGATGGGCGGCCTGATGGCGGTTGGCCCGATTCTGATGGGCCTGGCCAGGCCGGTTCACGTCCTGCATCGTACCCTGGATGTCAATCAGATCATCGATATGGTCTCTATTGCCGTGACTCATGCCCAGATTTCAAGTGCATCCAAGACTTGA